The Deltaproteobacteria bacterium genome contains a region encoding:
- a CDS encoding adenylyltransferase/cytidyltransferase family protein has product MTSSRRKVIGLAAAVRAVRAAQRRGERVVFTNGCFDLLHVGHVRSLEQARALGDRLVVAVNGDASARALGKGPGRPIVPVRQRAEVLAALACVDWVVPFAEETPLRTILALRPDVLAKGGDWTLEAIVGRREVESWGGRVVRLREVPGVRTSALVKAIRFPPRDPAARRRRKP; this is encoded by the coding sequence GTGACCTCGTCGCGCCGCAAGGTGATCGGGCTCGCCGCCGCCGTGCGCGCCGTACGCGCGGCGCAGCGCCGCGGCGAGCGGGTGGTCTTCACGAACGGCTGCTTCGACCTGCTCCACGTCGGCCACGTGCGCAGCCTCGAGCAGGCCCGCGCGCTCGGCGACCGGCTGGTCGTCGCGGTCAACGGCGACGCCAGCGCGCGCGCGCTCGGCAAGGGGCCCGGCCGCCCGATCGTGCCCGTGCGCCAGCGCGCCGAGGTGCTGGCGGCGCTCGCCTGCGTGGACTGGGTGGTCCCGTTCGCGGAGGAGACGCCCCTGCGCACGATCCTTGCGCTGCGGCCCGACGTGCTGGCGAAGGGCGGCGACTGGACCCTCGAGGCGATCGTGGGCCGCCGCGAGGTCGAGAGCTGGGGCGGGCGGGTGGTGCGGCTGCGCGAGGTTCCGGGGGTGCGGACCAGCGCGCTCGTGAAAGCGATACGTTTCCCACCGCGGGATCCAGCCGCTCGACGTCGGAGGAAGCCATGA